A stretch of the Streptomyces sp. WMMB303 genome encodes the following:
- a CDS encoding SpoIIE family protein phosphatase: protein MPADTAGDWGFCLPSLASAVLDEAGRVVHWSSAAAALLALDADEVLGRPATELLAPGEHPECTPDGLARSGEVRARLRHGGGGAVEVFLHATEAAGEAGGLVLLGAPAESATECGQGVALLRALLAQDHLGVAVHDAALRVLSVNEPVGDIPMPKVSVAGPAGPEESGAEPFEDLLRQVLETGRPVIDEEQHLYVHGVRRTVAHSVFPLEHARGHRSGVLSIWRDTTEEERARRHLHLLHESAIRISATLDISQAARDLADVLVPGLGDFAAVELAEAVLVGDEPPKLLGGGSQHLVRAAGATADGGWPEGMLPPGAALPPLRDDVNLRMVQRGEATVTDLRGAIEAVGEQQAGMFIPDGGHSLAVVPLWARGLLLGHAAVWRIDNPEPFSEEERTLLTAICSRAALTLDNARRFQHEHRAAVTLQQRLLPQGSTDSVAVETTGSYRPARSGGGISGDWFDVIPLPGLRVALVVGDVIGHGLAATAAMGRLRAAVQTLAAMELDPDDLLHRVDDLVEQLAAEARPEQQDTVGATCLVAVYDPVQRRCTMASAGHPPPLLIAPDGSARLVEVPPGPPLGVGGMPFETRSVDVEPGSILALYTDGLLKQYHGDDLDAGMRRLADASGALPPSQPLEEISANLLGHQEDDHADDIALLVARTRAVPRRDTVLWEYPAEAAAVGEARSDVLGQLASWGLDETAFTTELIVSELVTNAVRYGGGPVSVRLIRAPHALICEVSDASNTQPRLRRAEETDEGGRGLWLVAQMATRWGSRYRAKGKTIWTEQAYEGLPFMG, encoded by the coding sequence ATGCCCGCCGACACCGCGGGTGACTGGGGCTTCTGCCTCCCGAGCCTGGCCTCTGCCGTACTGGACGAGGCCGGGAGAGTGGTGCACTGGTCGAGCGCGGCGGCGGCTCTCCTGGCGCTCGATGCGGATGAGGTCCTCGGCCGTCCGGCCACCGAGTTGCTCGCTCCGGGTGAGCACCCGGAGTGCACGCCCGACGGTCTGGCCCGCAGCGGAGAGGTGCGAGCCCGCCTGCGGCACGGCGGCGGGGGCGCGGTGGAGGTGTTCCTGCACGCGACCGAGGCGGCGGGTGAGGCCGGCGGGCTCGTCCTGCTGGGAGCGCCCGCGGAGTCCGCCACCGAGTGCGGGCAGGGAGTGGCGCTGCTGCGTGCTCTGCTGGCGCAGGACCACTTGGGGGTGGCGGTCCACGACGCCGCTCTGCGGGTACTCAGCGTCAACGAACCGGTCGGCGACATTCCGATGCCGAAGGTCTCCGTCGCCGGGCCCGCAGGGCCGGAGGAGTCCGGTGCGGAACCGTTCGAGGATCTGCTGCGCCAGGTGCTGGAGACCGGACGGCCGGTGATCGACGAGGAGCAGCACCTGTACGTGCACGGGGTGCGGCGCACGGTGGCCCACTCGGTGTTCCCGCTGGAGCACGCGCGGGGCCACCGCAGCGGTGTGCTGAGCATCTGGCGGGACACCACTGAGGAGGAGCGGGCACGTCGTCATCTGCATCTGCTGCACGAGTCCGCCATCCGGATCAGCGCGACACTCGACATCTCACAGGCCGCTCGCGATCTCGCGGACGTGCTGGTGCCGGGGCTGGGAGATTTCGCAGCGGTGGAGCTGGCCGAGGCCGTGCTGGTCGGGGACGAGCCGCCCAAGCTGCTCGGCGGCGGCTCCCAGCATCTCGTACGCGCCGCGGGGGCGACCGCCGACGGAGGCTGGCCCGAGGGCATGCTCCCGCCAGGAGCGGCGCTTCCGCCGCTCCGCGACGATGTCAATCTGCGCATGGTGCAGCGCGGCGAAGCCACCGTCACCGACTTGCGGGGCGCGATCGAGGCGGTCGGGGAGCAGCAGGCCGGGATGTTCATTCCGGACGGGGGCCACTCCCTCGCGGTGGTGCCGTTGTGGGCGCGCGGGCTGCTCCTGGGCCATGCGGCCGTGTGGCGCATCGACAACCCCGAACCCTTCTCCGAAGAGGAGCGGACCCTGTTGACGGCGATCTGCTCCCGGGCCGCTCTCACCCTGGACAATGCGCGCCGCTTCCAGCATGAGCACAGGGCGGCCGTCACGCTGCAACAGCGGCTTCTCCCCCAGGGGTCGACCGACTCCGTGGCGGTGGAGACCACCGGGAGCTACCGTCCCGCCCGGTCGGGCGGCGGCATCAGCGGCGACTGGTTCGACGTGATCCCGCTGCCGGGACTGCGGGTGGCGCTGGTGGTGGGCGATGTCATCGGGCACGGGCTGGCCGCGACCGCCGCGATGGGGCGGCTGCGGGCTGCCGTCCAGACCCTCGCCGCGATGGAACTGGATCCGGACGATCTCCTCCACCGGGTGGACGACCTGGTCGAGCAGCTCGCGGCCGAAGCCCGCCCCGAGCAGCAGGACACGGTCGGCGCAACTTGCCTCGTGGCCGTCTACGATCCGGTCCAGCGACGGTGCACCATGGCCAGCGCCGGACATCCCCCTCCCCTGCTGATCGCACCGGACGGCAGTGCACGGCTCGTCGAGGTCCCGCCCGGCCCGCCCCTGGGCGTGGGCGGCATGCCCTTCGAGACACGGTCGGTCGACGTGGAACCCGGCAGCATCCTCGCTCTCTACACCGACGGACTGCTCAAGCAGTACCACGGTGACGACCTGGACGCGGGTATGCGGCGGCTTGCGGACGCCTCCGGGGCTCTCCCGCCCTCCCAGCCGCTGGAGGAGATCAGTGCCAACCTGCTGGGGCACCAGGAGGATGACCATGCCGATGACATCGCCCTCCTGGTCGCCCGCACTCGCGCCGTCCCCAGGCGGGACACCGTCCTGTGGGAGTACCCGGCCGAGGCCGCCGCGGTGGGCGAGGCCCGCTCCGACGTCCTCGGCCAACTGGCCTCGTGGGGCCTGGACGAGACGGCGTTCACCACGGAACTGATCGTCAGCGAACTGGTCACCAACGCGGTGCGGTACGGCGGTGGGCCGGTTTCGGTGCGCCTGATCCGCGCGCCGCATGCGCTGATCTGTGAGGTCTCCGATGCGAGCAACACGCAGCCGCGGTTGCGCAGAGCGGAGGAGACCGACGAAGGCGGCCGTGGTCTCTGGCTCGTGGCCCAGATGGCCACCCGCTGGGGCAGCCGCTACCGGGCGAAGGGCAAGACCATCTGGACGGAACAGGCCTACGAGGGCCTGCCCTTCATGGGGTGA
- a CDS encoding FUSC family protein, producing the protein MLGYLKAAPLPWLRALKDTARSGLSVERASLTPLTAVRGACGVGLVVGLALLIGTPQLAVSSAFGAFASGIATFQRSWRPRPVLALAASTGLAVSTFLGYLLIGMPWAFVLLLALWAFLAGMAWGIGPTSGVVAAFNISVMLITVHLPTSTLGALNHAALIAMGGVVQAGLIVLFPVRPWGAHRDTLADALAAVADYARRLRHDPMAPFDPEPLIQARSAAAVTPRQARRRPRQLHGYRAMAERFRPVLASLADPVVGGAPMVGPERDRVRELLAAAATVLDASARAIRRGQRVRLPDQALDVLQVPKSGPVLSGPARRAALRLIALTDDAVEAAQEPVEVTRGGVLARVTWHVADREGRRRGFPDQHPEADASLDGPYGPDPDEVAAEEAEARDAESTRRKAAGGKHTPAAGHALARHRHLYMPTLAGLVPVALRALRRELHWKSLILRHALRVSAVVSVGFLIGRALPPAHGYWVPLTAVMVLRPDFSRTYERGIGRAVGTFVGVAIAGTVMALAGPGPYLSAGLAVLSVGFLYLLLSTGYVIASVCTGAYVIFLLGILGTDWYQTAYERAGLTALGGLLAMLSYALFPAWHTPLLRDRLADWLAATGRYAIAVLDAFAQPAARAPRQVREALLDTRAARQNWEQTLSRAEAEPVRHRGRLSRRSAGDAQSALVTMGRACMLLEAHLPGPDARPDSTAADFSAAVATDMSAAVTAVRESEPLEWTTVHGALARWWEEADHPPPVALRTAELLTDALDDLTQATAPKKS; encoded by the coding sequence ATGCTCGGGTACTTGAAGGCCGCACCACTGCCCTGGCTCCGGGCGCTGAAGGACACCGCGCGCTCCGGACTCAGCGTGGAGCGCGCCTCGCTGACACCGCTGACCGCGGTACGCGGCGCGTGCGGTGTCGGACTGGTCGTCGGACTGGCGCTGCTGATCGGCACCCCGCAACTGGCCGTCTCCAGCGCCTTCGGCGCCTTCGCCTCCGGTATCGCCACCTTCCAGCGGAGCTGGCGGCCCCGGCCCGTACTGGCGCTGGCGGCCTCGACCGGCCTGGCCGTCTCCACCTTCCTCGGCTACCTGCTGATCGGCATGCCCTGGGCGTTCGTGCTGCTGCTGGCCCTGTGGGCCTTCCTGGCCGGGATGGCCTGGGGCATCGGCCCCACCTCCGGCGTGGTGGCCGCCTTCAACATCTCCGTGATGCTGATCACCGTCCACCTGCCCACCAGCACCCTGGGCGCGCTCAACCACGCCGCGCTCATCGCCATGGGCGGCGTGGTGCAGGCCGGACTGATCGTGCTGTTCCCCGTACGGCCCTGGGGCGCACACCGCGACACCCTCGCCGACGCGCTGGCCGCCGTCGCCGACTACGCGCGGCGGCTCCGGCACGACCCGATGGCGCCCTTCGACCCCGAACCGCTCATCCAGGCCCGCAGCGCCGCCGCCGTCACCCCGCGTCAGGCCCGCCGCAGGCCGCGCCAGTTGCACGGCTACCGGGCCATGGCCGAGCGCTTCCGCCCCGTGCTGGCCTCCCTCGCCGACCCGGTGGTCGGCGGCGCCCCGATGGTGGGGCCCGAACGGGACCGGGTACGCGAACTGCTGGCCGCCGCCGCGACCGTGCTGGACGCCTCAGCGCGCGCCATCCGGCGCGGCCAACGCGTCCGGCTGCCCGACCAGGCCCTGGACGTCCTCCAGGTGCCCAAGAGCGGCCCCGTCCTCAGCGGCCCCGCACGGCGCGCTGCCCTGCGCCTCATCGCCCTCACGGACGACGCGGTGGAAGCGGCGCAGGAGCCCGTGGAGGTCACCCGCGGCGGGGTGCTGGCCCGCGTCACCTGGCACGTGGCCGACCGCGAGGGCCGCCGCCGCGGCTTCCCCGACCAGCACCCCGAAGCGGACGCCAGCCTGGACGGCCCCTACGGCCCCGACCCGGACGAGGTGGCCGCCGAGGAGGCCGAGGCCCGGGACGCCGAGAGCACCCGCCGCAAGGCCGCCGGCGGCAAGCACACCCCCGCCGCCGGGCACGCGCTCGCCCGCCACCGCCACCTGTACATGCCCACCCTCGCCGGGCTGGTGCCGGTCGCCCTGCGCGCCCTGCGCCGCGAACTCCACTGGAAGTCGCTGATCCTGCGGCACGCGCTGCGCGTCAGCGCCGTCGTCTCGGTCGGCTTCCTGATCGGCAGAGCCCTGCCGCCCGCACACGGCTACTGGGTGCCGCTGACCGCCGTCATGGTGCTGCGGCCGGACTTCTCCCGCACCTACGAACGCGGCATCGGCCGCGCCGTGGGCACCTTCGTCGGCGTCGCCATCGCGGGCACCGTGATGGCACTGGCCGGACCCGGCCCCTACCTCAGCGCCGGGCTCGCCGTGCTCAGCGTCGGCTTCCTCTACCTGCTGCTGAGCACCGGATACGTCATCGCCTCCGTCTGCACCGGCGCCTATGTGATCTTCCTGCTCGGCATCCTGGGCACCGACTGGTACCAGACCGCCTACGAACGCGCCGGACTCACCGCGCTCGGAGGGCTGCTCGCCATGCTCAGCTACGCGCTCTTCCCCGCCTGGCACACCCCGCTGCTGCGCGACCGCCTCGCCGACTGGCTGGCCGCCACCGGCCGGTACGCCATCGCCGTGCTCGACGCCTTCGCGCAGCCCGCCGCACGCGCACCCCGCCAGGTGCGCGAAGCGCTGCTGGACACCCGGGCGGCCCGGCAGAACTGGGAGCAGACCCTCAGCCGCGCCGAGGCCGAACCCGTCCGCCACCGCGGCCGCCTCTCCCGCCGCTCCGCCGGCGACGCCCAGTCCGCACTGGTCACCATGGGCCGCGCCTGCATGCTGCTGGAGGCCCACCTCCCCGGCCCGGACGCCCGCCCCGACAGCACGGCTGCCGACTTCTCCGCGGCGGTGGCCACCGACATGTCCGCCGCCGTCACCGCCGTCCGGGAGAGCGAACCTCTGGAGTGGACGACCGTCCACGGGGCCCTGGCCCGCTGGTGGGAGGAGGCCGACCACCCGCCGCCGGTGGCCCTGCGCACGGCCGAACTCCTCACCGACGCCCTGGACGACCTCACCCAGGCGACAGCCCCGAAGAAATCCTGA
- a CDS encoding CoA-acylating methylmalonate-semialdehyde dehydrogenase: MKTLGHWIGNESVESASGNVGPVYNPATGAQPTQVALASVQEVDAAVAAAAAAYPEWSQSSLARRTAFLFKYRELLDARRDEIAALITAEHGKVHSDALGEVARGMEILELACGIPEKLKGELSTQVSTRVDVSSIRQPVGVVAGITPFNFPAMVPMWMFPLAVACGNTFVLKPSEKDPSAGYRLAELAAEAGLPAGVLNVVNGDRTAVDRLLSHPDVAAVSFVGSTPIARHIQAEATAHGKRVQALGGAKNHMMVLPDADLDHAADNAINAAYGSAGERCMAVSVVVAVGGTGDELVAKIAERAAALRIGPGDDPASEMGPLITREHRDKVASYVAGAADQGAKVVVDGTGFRVEDHPEGFFLGVSLLDDVRPGMAAYDDEIFGPVLCVVRAETYDEGIALINASKWGNGAAVFTRDGGAARRFQLEVEAGMVGVNVPIPVPVGYHSFGGWKQSLFGDLHIYGNDGVQFYTRGKVVTTRWPDPADSGGINLGFPSNH, from the coding sequence ATGAAGACCCTCGGCCACTGGATCGGCAACGAGTCGGTGGAGTCCGCCTCCGGCAACGTCGGCCCCGTCTACAACCCCGCCACGGGCGCGCAGCCCACCCAGGTCGCGCTCGCCTCCGTCCAGGAGGTGGACGCGGCGGTCGCCGCCGCGGCCGCGGCCTACCCCGAGTGGTCGCAGTCCTCGCTGGCCCGGCGCACCGCCTTCCTGTTCAAGTACCGCGAGCTGCTGGACGCGCGGCGCGACGAGATCGCCGCGCTGATCACGGCCGAGCACGGCAAGGTGCACTCCGACGCGCTGGGCGAGGTCGCCCGCGGCATGGAGATCCTGGAGCTGGCCTGCGGCATCCCCGAGAAGCTCAAGGGCGAGCTGTCCACCCAGGTCTCCACCCGGGTGGACGTCTCCTCCATCCGGCAGCCGGTCGGCGTGGTGGCGGGCATCACCCCGTTCAACTTCCCCGCGATGGTGCCGATGTGGATGTTCCCGCTGGCCGTCGCCTGCGGGAACACCTTCGTCCTCAAGCCCAGCGAGAAGGACCCCTCGGCCGGCTACCGGCTCGCCGAACTCGCCGCCGAGGCCGGGCTGCCCGCCGGCGTGCTCAACGTCGTCAACGGCGACAGGACGGCCGTCGACCGGCTGCTGTCCCACCCGGACGTGGCCGCCGTCTCCTTCGTCGGCTCCACCCCCATCGCCCGGCACATCCAGGCCGAGGCCACCGCCCACGGCAAGCGGGTGCAGGCCCTCGGCGGCGCCAAGAACCACATGATGGTGCTGCCCGACGCCGACCTCGACCACGCGGCGGACAACGCCATCAACGCCGCCTACGGCTCGGCCGGCGAGCGGTGCATGGCCGTCTCCGTCGTCGTCGCCGTCGGAGGCACCGGCGACGAACTGGTCGCCAAGATCGCCGAGCGGGCCGCGGCGCTGCGCATCGGCCCCGGCGACGACCCGGCCAGCGAGATGGGCCCGCTCATCACCCGCGAGCACCGCGACAAGGTCGCCTCCTACGTGGCCGGCGCCGCCGACCAGGGCGCGAAGGTCGTCGTGGACGGCACCGGCTTCCGGGTCGAGGACCACCCGGAGGGTTTCTTCCTCGGCGTCTCGCTGCTGGACGACGTCCGGCCCGGCATGGCCGCCTACGACGACGAGATCTTCGGCCCGGTGCTGTGCGTGGTGCGCGCCGAGACCTACGACGAGGGCATCGCGCTGATCAACGCCAGCAAGTGGGGCAACGGCGCCGCCGTCTTCACCCGGGACGGCGGCGCGGCCCGCCGCTTCCAACTGGAGGTGGAGGCCGGAATGGTGGGCGTCAACGTGCCCATCCCGGTCCCGGTCGGCTACCACTCCTTCGGCGGCTGGAAGCAGAGCCTCTTCGGCGACCTGCACATCTACGGCAACGACGGCGTGCAGTTCTACACCCGCGGCAAGGTCGTCACCACCCGCTGGCCCGACCCCGCCGACAGCGGTGGCATCAACCTCGGCTTCCCCAGCAACCACTGA
- the iolD gene encoding 3D-(3,5/4)-trihydroxycyclohexane-1,2-dione acylhydrolase (decyclizing), whose protein sequence is MTTVRLTVAQALVRFLAAQHTERDGQRHRLIDACWGIFGHGNVAGLGQALVESGQGWSAKEAPLPFHQGRNEQAMVHAAVGFARQRNRLSAQAVTTSIGPGATNLTTGAALATVNRLPVLLLPGDVFAGRAPDPVLQQLEVPYAGDVSVNDVLRPVSRYFDRVLRPEALIPAALQAVRVLADPAETGAVTLALPQDVQTEAYDWPEEFFAERVWRVPRPVPEPEALAAAAEAVRGARRPLLIAGGGVHHSEAEDALRAFADVTGIPVAATQAGKGSLRHDHPCEVGGVGHTGTAVADELARTADLVIGVGTRYTDFTTASHTLFPSTARFLNLNITAFDGHKLGATAVVADARAALEALTGALRGHRVSPDYEAEYGRGRQAWERTVAEAFAPHPSDAPARPSQTQVLGALDSVVGDEDVVINAAGSMPGDLHKLWRARSPRQYHVEYGFSCMGYEIPAALGVRLAAPECPVWALVGDGTYLMLPTELVTAVQEGININVVLVQNHGYASIGGLSEQAGGERFGTAYRFRDADGGYTGAPLPVDLAANAASLGMVVHRAATCDELREALAAARASERPTCVYVETDPDPAVPAPGPQAWWDVAVAETSQRPAARRARTEYERQRADRRRYL, encoded by the coding sequence ATGACGACCGTCAGGCTGACCGTCGCACAGGCCCTCGTGCGCTTCCTCGCCGCACAGCACACCGAACGCGACGGGCAGCGGCACCGGCTGATCGACGCCTGCTGGGGCATCTTCGGACACGGCAACGTCGCCGGGCTCGGCCAGGCGCTCGTGGAGAGCGGACAGGGCTGGTCCGCGAAAGAAGCGCCGCTCCCCTTCCACCAGGGCCGCAACGAACAGGCGATGGTGCACGCCGCCGTCGGCTTCGCCCGCCAGCGCAACCGCCTCTCGGCGCAGGCCGTCACCACCTCCATCGGCCCCGGGGCCACCAACCTGACCACCGGCGCCGCGCTGGCCACCGTCAACCGGCTGCCCGTCCTGCTGCTGCCCGGCGACGTCTTCGCCGGCCGCGCCCCCGACCCGGTCCTCCAGCAGCTGGAGGTGCCCTACGCGGGCGACGTCTCGGTCAACGACGTGCTGCGCCCCGTCTCCCGCTACTTCGACCGGGTGCTGCGGCCCGAGGCGCTGATCCCGGCCGCGCTCCAGGCCGTGCGGGTGCTCGCCGACCCCGCCGAGACCGGCGCCGTCACCCTCGCGCTGCCGCAGGACGTGCAGACCGAGGCGTACGACTGGCCCGAGGAGTTCTTCGCCGAGCGCGTCTGGCGGGTGCCGCGCCCGGTCCCCGAACCCGAGGCGCTCGCCGCGGCGGCCGAGGCCGTCCGCGGCGCCCGGCGGCCGCTGCTGATCGCGGGCGGCGGCGTCCACCACAGCGAGGCCGAGGACGCGCTGCGGGCCTTCGCCGATGTGACCGGCATCCCGGTGGCCGCCACCCAGGCGGGCAAGGGCTCACTGCGGCACGACCACCCCTGCGAGGTGGGCGGCGTCGGCCACACCGGCACCGCCGTCGCCGACGAGTTGGCCCGCACCGCCGACCTGGTGATCGGGGTCGGCACCCGGTACACCGACTTCACCACCGCCTCCCACACCCTCTTCCCGTCCACCGCGCGCTTCCTCAACCTCAACATCACGGCTTTCGACGGGCACAAGCTCGGTGCGACCGCCGTCGTCGCCGACGCGCGCGCCGCGCTGGAGGCGCTGACCGGCGCGCTGCGCGGGCACCGGGTCTCGCCCGACTACGAGGCCGAGTACGGGCGCGGCAGGCAGGCTTGGGAGCGCACCGTCGCGGAGGCGTTCGCACCGCACCCGTCCGACGCGCCGGCGCGGCCCTCCCAGACCCAGGTGCTCGGTGCCCTGGACTCCGTCGTCGGGGACGAGGACGTCGTCATCAACGCCGCCGGGTCGATGCCCGGGGACCTGCACAAGCTGTGGCGGGCCCGCTCCCCGCGCCAGTACCACGTCGAGTACGGCTTCTCCTGCATGGGCTACGAGATCCCCGCGGCGCTCGGCGTCCGGCTGGCGGCACCGGAGTGCCCGGTGTGGGCGCTGGTGGGCGACGGCACGTATCTGATGCTGCCCACCGAGCTCGTCACCGCGGTCCAGGAGGGCATCAACATCAACGTCGTCCTGGTGCAGAACCACGGCTACGCCTCCATCGGCGGCCTGTCCGAGCAGGCCGGCGGCGAACGCTTCGGCACCGCCTACCGGTTCCGGGACGCGGACGGCGGCTACACCGGCGCGCCGCTCCCCGTCGACCTGGCCGCCAACGCCGCCTCGCTCGGCATGGTGGTGCACCGGGCCGCCACCTGCGACGAGCTCCGCGAGGCGCTGGCCGCGGCGCGCGCGTCCGAGCGGCCCACCTGCGTCTACGTCGAGACCGACCCGGACCCGGCGGTCCCCGCCCCCGGGCCGCAGGCGTGGTGGGACGTCGCCGTCGCCGAGACCTCGCAGCGTCCGGCCGCGCGCCGGGCCCGCACGGAGTACGAACGGCAACGCGCCGACCGGAGGCGGTATCTGTGA
- the iolB gene encoding 5-deoxy-glucuronate isomerase, protein MTDTSSGFHLRAGSAASGPYTLAVSPESAEWGYSSLRVLELAPGAGHTFATGPSEWIVLPLSGGCTVRADGHTLELRGRESVFAAVSDFAYVPRDTEVEISSAAGGRFALTGARCERRLPVRYGAAGDVPVELRGSGTCSRQVNNFAAADVFEADRLIAVEVLTPGGNWSSYPPHKHDEERAGAESALEEIYYYEIAPHGSTEGLGYQRVSPSGRGRGTDVLAEVRGGDAVLIPDGWHGPSMAAPGHDMYYLNVMAGPGVDRAWHICDHPDHAWIRGAWSESPMDPRLPLYEAKDSAESRGGTQNEEGER, encoded by the coding sequence ATGACAGACACCAGCTCGGGTTTCCATCTGCGGGCGGGCAGCGCCGCCTCGGGCCCGTACACGCTCGCCGTCAGCCCGGAGAGCGCGGAGTGGGGCTACTCGTCGCTGCGGGTGCTGGAACTGGCCCCCGGCGCCGGGCACACGTTCGCGACCGGGCCGAGCGAGTGGATCGTGCTGCCGCTCAGCGGCGGCTGCACCGTGCGGGCCGACGGGCACACCCTGGAACTGCGCGGACGGGAGAGCGTCTTCGCCGCCGTCAGCGACTTCGCCTATGTCCCGCGCGACACCGAGGTGGAGATCAGCAGCGCGGCGGGCGGCCGATTCGCGCTCACCGGGGCGCGCTGCGAGCGGCGGCTGCCGGTGCGCTACGGCGCCGCCGGGGACGTGCCCGTGGAACTGCGCGGCAGCGGCACCTGCTCGCGGCAGGTGAACAACTTCGCTGCAGCGGACGTGTTCGAGGCCGACCGGCTCATCGCCGTCGAAGTCCTCACCCCGGGCGGGAACTGGTCCTCCTACCCGCCGCACAAGCACGACGAGGAGCGGGCCGGAGCGGAGAGCGCGCTGGAGGAGATCTACTACTACGAGATCGCCCCGCACGGCTCCACCGAGGGTCTGGGCTACCAGCGGGTGTCCCCCAGCGGCCGCGGCCGGGGCACCGACGTGCTGGCCGAGGTGCGCGGCGGGGACGCGGTGCTCATCCCGGACGGCTGGCACGGGCCCTCCATGGCGGCGCCGGGTCACGACATGTACTACCTGAACGTGATGGCGGGCCCGGGGGTGGATCGCGCGTGGCATATCTGCGACCATCCAGATCACGCGTGGATTCGTGGCGCCTGGAGCGAATCGCCTATGGATCCAAGGCTTCCCCTGTATGAAGCGAAGGATTCCGCAGAATCGCGCGGTGGTACGCAGAACGAGGAGGGCGAGCGATGA
- a CDS encoding deoxyribose-phosphate aldolase, with protein sequence MTPSSVSISELAALRTRHPEAIAEAAARRRRRPLVRDGSRLMIVAADHPARGALGVGGDELAMADRADLLERLVLALSRPGVDGVLASADILEDLLLLGALEDKVVLGSMNRGGLAGASFELDDRFTGHRAEDLARARFDGGKLLLRIDLQDPGSLRTLHSAARAVDDMAAHRLPVFVEPFLSTRSGGRVVNDLGGPAVARSVAIASGLGGTSAYTWLKLPVTDDPEDMAWVCGASTLPVVLLGGEVHGDQEGAYEKWRKALSLPTVRGLVVGRSLLYPAGGDVGSAVDTAVGLL encoded by the coding sequence TTGACCCCCAGCAGTGTCAGCATCTCCGAGCTGGCGGCCCTGCGGACCCGGCATCCGGAGGCCATCGCCGAGGCGGCGGCGCGCCGCAGGCGCCGGCCGCTGGTGCGGGACGGTTCCCGGCTGATGATCGTCGCCGCTGACCACCCCGCCCGCGGCGCGCTGGGCGTCGGCGGCGACGAGCTGGCCATGGCCGACCGTGCCGACCTGCTGGAGCGCCTCGTCCTGGCGCTCTCCCGGCCCGGAGTCGACGGGGTGCTGGCCTCCGCGGACATCCTGGAGGACCTGCTGCTGCTGGGCGCCCTGGAGGACAAGGTGGTGCTCGGCTCGATGAACCGCGGCGGACTGGCGGGCGCCTCCTTCGAGCTGGACGACCGCTTCACCGGGCACCGCGCCGAGGACCTGGCACGGGCCCGCTTCGACGGCGGCAAGCTGCTGTTGCGGATCGACCTCCAGGACCCCGGCTCGCTGCGCACGCTGCACTCCGCGGCCCGTGCCGTCGACGACATGGCGGCGCATCGGCTGCCGGTCTTCGTGGAGCCGTTCCTGAGCACCCGCAGCGGCGGCAGGGTGGTCAACGACCTCGGCGGCCCCGCCGTCGCCCGCTCGGTCGCCATCGCCTCCGGACTGGGCGGCACCTCCGCCTACACCTGGCTCAAACTGCCGGTCACCGACGACCCGGAGGACATGGCGTGGGTGTGCGGGGCCTCCACGCTGCCCGTCGTGCTGCTCGGCGGAGAGGTGCACGGCGACCAGGAGGGCGCCTACGAGAAGTGGCGCAAGGCCCTCAGCCTGCCGACCGTGCGCGGACTGGTCGTCGGGCGCTCCCTGCTCTATCCGGCCGGCGGCGACGTCGGCTCGGCCGTGGACACCGCCGTCGGACTGCTCTGA
- the iolC gene encoding 5-dehydro-2-deoxygluconokinase, with translation MTEPQPRAPHDPDMPHDVLTMGRIGVDLYPLQTGVPLQHVESFGKFLGGSATNVAVAAARLGRSAAVITRTGDDPFGVYCHEALRGFGVDDRWVTPVAQYPTPVTFCEIFPPDDFPLYFYRQPKAPDLEIRTGELDLAGVTGAAVFWATGTGLCAEPSRAATLAALAARAPGRDDTVATVLDLDWRPMFWGAGAAGPLTGEEAAEQARPHYRQALAHATVAVGNLAECEVATGVREPHACAEALLAAGVELAVVKQGPKGVLAVHADGTAVEVPPHPVEVVNGLGAGDAFGGALCHGLLSGWEPQYTMRYANAAGALVASRLACSSAMPAAAEVEELLRA, from the coding sequence ATGACCGAGCCGCAGCCGCGCGCGCCGCACGATCCGGACATGCCGCACGACGTGCTGACCATGGGCCGCATCGGGGTGGACCTCTACCCCCTCCAGACCGGCGTCCCGCTCCAGCACGTGGAGAGCTTCGGCAAGTTCCTCGGCGGCTCGGCCACCAACGTGGCCGTCGCCGCGGCGCGGCTGGGCCGCTCCGCCGCGGTCATCACCCGCACCGGCGACGACCCGTTCGGCGTCTACTGCCACGAGGCGCTGCGCGGCTTCGGCGTGGACGACCGATGGGTGACGCCCGTGGCCCAGTACCCCACCCCGGTGACGTTCTGCGAGATCTTCCCGCCGGACGACTTCCCGCTCTACTTCTACCGCCAACCCAAGGCGCCCGACCTGGAGATCCGCACCGGGGAGCTCGACCTGGCGGGTGTCACCGGCGCCGCCGTCTTCTGGGCGACCGGCACCGGGCTGTGCGCGGAGCCCAGCCGGGCCGCCACTCTCGCCGCGCTCGCCGCCCGGGCGCCCGGCCGCGACGACACGGTCGCCACCGTCCTCGACCTGGACTGGCGGCCGATGTTCTGGGGCGCGGGCGCGGCCGGCCCGCTCACCGGGGAGGAGGCGGCCGAACAGGCGCGGCCCCACTACCGGCAGGCCCTCGCGCACGCCACCGTCGCCGTCGGCAACCTCGCCGAGTGCGAGGTCGCCACCGGCGTCCGCGAGCCGCACGCCTGCGCCGAAGCGCTGCTCGCGGCGGGCGTCGAATTGGCCGTCGTCAAGCAGGGTCCGAAGGGGGTGCTGGCCGTGCACGCGGACGGCACCGCCGTCGAGGTGCCCCCGCACCCGGTGGAGGTCGTCAACGGCCTCGGTGCGGGCGACGCGTTCGGGGGCGCCCTCTGCCACGGGCTGCTCTCCGGCTGGGAGCCGCAGTACACGATGCGGTACGCCAACGCCGCCGGCGCCCTCGTCGCCTCCCGACTGGCCTGTTCCTCCGCCATGCCCGCCGCAGCCGAGGTCGAGGAGTTGCTGCGCGCCTGA